One window of Phycisphaeraceae bacterium genomic DNA carries:
- a CDS encoding methyltransferase domain-containing protein produces MSTTTTPEYILGTDAAELWRLGFQHRLWSAAAHEAWAKARIAPGQSILDVGCGPGYAAFDLAHIAGPGGRVVGVDESAPFIAHLNAAAQARHVPTITAHVGDVQHIDEVLCRAAAAASQPSPIASFDLAYARWVLCFVKDPEAVVRAVARLLKPGGRFVVQDYFDYEHMTLAPKRPEFSKIIDAVARSWRARGGNPDLVGNLPGIMSRAGLTVTHLDSHNRLARPGSTIWNWPTTFWKSFVPRLVQMNEITQGDADDFFACWTEASNDPNAFMLLPPVFDVIAEKSPG; encoded by the coding sequence ATGTCTACCACGACCACACCCGAATACATCCTCGGCACCGACGCTGCGGAACTCTGGCGCCTCGGTTTCCAGCACCGGCTCTGGTCCGCCGCGGCCCACGAGGCATGGGCCAAAGCCCGCATCGCGCCCGGCCAGTCGATCCTCGATGTCGGCTGCGGCCCCGGTTACGCGGCCTTCGACCTCGCCCACATCGCCGGGCCGGGCGGGCGTGTCGTCGGCGTCGATGAGTCCGCGCCCTTCATCGCCCACCTCAACGCCGCGGCACAGGCCCGCCACGTCCCCACCATCACCGCGCATGTCGGCGATGTCCAACACATCGACGAGGTCCTCTGCCGCGCCGCCGCGGCAGCAAGCCAGCCCAGCCCCATCGCCTCCTTCGACCTCGCCTACGCGCGCTGGGTCCTCTGCTTCGTGAAAGATCCCGAGGCCGTCGTCCGAGCCGTGGCCCGCCTGCTCAAGCCCGGCGGCCGCTTCGTCGTGCAGGACTACTTCGACTATGAGCACATGACCCTCGCCCCCAAGCGTCCCGAGTTCTCCAAGATCATCGACGCCGTCGCCCGCTCCTGGCGCGCCCGAGGCGGCAACCCCGACCTCGTCGGCAACCTCCCCGGCATCATGTCCCGCGCGGGCCTCACCGTCACCCACCTCGATTCTCACAACCGCCTCGCCCGCCCGGGCTCCACCATCTGGAACTGGCCGACGACGTTCTGGAAGTCATTCGTCCCGCGCCTCGTCCAGATGAACGAGATCACCCAGGGCGACGCGGACGACTTCTTCGCCTGCTGGACCGAGGCCTCGAACGACCCCAACGCCTTCATGCTCCTGCCGCCCGTCTTTGATGTGATCGCCGAGAAGTCTCCCGGCTAG